The nucleotide sequence ATTAACCCTCTTTCAATTCTCCaattgaaattcaaaaactCCAGAATGTGAAAAACGTAAGAGTCGTCCTCTCTTTCTACGTTGAATCAAtaatttggggggggggggggggtttatACCCGAATGAAACATAATTGAGGGGTTTTGACATTAAAAATccttaaataaatgaaaatgaaactAATCACAGCATGACAACTAAGCATAAGGGTCTTTCACATTTTTTTATTGCAACTCACAAATTATTTTTAGTCTCTCTTTGAGAGACTATATCTGCTCTCTCTCCtcatttcttctattttttaaaattctttttatttttattgggaAAAGCTTTGGTGAGAGACCCAGGTTGTGGATGCTCTTGGGAAGTAAGGAAAAGATAAGCATAAAAAAGAGTAGAGAGTAaggaaaaaatcttaaaacattAGATTGTTTGATCTCCACCATTCATTGAGGAGATTCCCATGTATAGAAAGGGGGTGAGAGCCTCATTTGTAACATATCCAAGAACTTAATAAGAGTACACTTCTATAAAGCCCTTTTCTCTAAATGTTTCTAAGAGCAAATTTGAATCAGTTAAATGCGGATTTAGAAATTCAAAGAGGTAGAAACATGTAGTAGTGGCCCTGGATAGAAGCCAAGGAAGCAGTAACTTCCGGCCcttgtaaaatatttatttttcagccaAATTTTTTCAATATTTCTAGTAGTTCTGCTGGTTATAAGCATGTGGTGTTCATACTAGAGGTCTTGTCTTTGAAACTTCTTACCATCATTTAGatccaattattttttttacaggCCCTCAAGTTTTTGTGTGCTTCCAGCCCAATTTTTTGGACTTTCTCATAGTTGGGCCTAGAAACATGCTAAGGCCGTTCTGAGTCGAAAAAGAGTCAATCTATGACACataggggtgggcaaaaaacccaaaccaaaccaaaccgaaccaaccaAACCGAagttaaaccgaaccaaaccaaaccgtgtTTTTTATGTAACCCAATTGGTTCATGTTTTACTCAACCCgaacggtttggtttggtttgggtttaaaccgaaccaaaccgaaccaaaccgataatccaatatatatatagtaaaaatatttatgatatatatatatgtattaacatattgtaaattttagcTAAAGTttcgtttttcattttttcataacttctatatcttaaaaaaaaaattataaatacgattcaaataatactattatatataaaatcatgtaGCATAAGTTTTTATGTTCTCACTCTATCGTTTATgagttgattattttttaataaaagtaaaaaactaATGCCTTCATATTTTATAACCAACCCAAACTACACCGAACCAAACTAGACCATAATAATGTAAACCGaactaaatctaaaccaaaccgaactgaaccgaaccgaattaaacccaaaccgaacccaaaccaaagctactttggttttaattggtttgagttttataaaacccaaattacccaaaccaaaccgaacccaaaccgaacccgaaactaaacCGAAATGCCCACCCCTAATGACACAAAGCTTACATTTAGactttaacaataaaaatatataacgtgcagttattttttttataatctctCAAGTTTTTGTGGGCTTCCAGcccaatttttttgaaatttctcaggGTCAGACCTTGAAACATGCTAAGGCCGCATGTTCCGACTTGAAAAAGAGTCAATCCATGACACAAAGCTTacatttagattttaaaaataaaaaaatgtaacgtGCATCTGCATGGAGTATTTATAAGGTAAGGAATTACATTTCAggaattatataataaaaaggaaatacaTTACataaaatcacaaataccaagcCTCCAAAAACCAGGGGGCAGGTACATGACATTACATATTTaccttattttttataatacacAAGATAGATTTTGGAGCAACTATAAGATTATTATTTCAAGCTGAACATTTCTTAGTAAGTGTGACTCGAAGACCATGATTCATCTGAAGAACAAGTCTAGGCTTTGGCTCAATCTTCTGTCCTTCGATGAGCTTAACATCATAGTTTTGTAATATCTCTACAATTATGGCCTTCATTGCAGTCAAAGCTAAATGCTTACCAGGACAAGTTCTTGGGCCACAGTTAAACGCTAAGAACTTGAAGGACGGCTCATGTCTCAACCCTCCTGTCTCTGAAATCCATCTCTCCGGCTTGAATTCCAATGCGTCATCTCCCCATACAGATCTCATCCTCCCTAACACATAGATAGGGATGATAATGATAGAGTTTGCATCGACTTTGTGCCCACTTGGAAGTACATCTGATTTTATAGGAGATTTGCGCTGGAACGGAACTGGTGGATAGAGCCTCATTGCTTCACACAACGCCCCATGTAGATACACCAACTTGTTCAGATAAGCTTTGCGATCGATATCCGACCATGGCCTCTCTTGACTACTTGTGGATTTTGGTAAATTTGTGTTGATCTCTTGGTGAATCTTGGCTTCCACGTAAGGGTGTTTTAGGAGGAGCCCGAAAAACCAAGTGAGAGCAGTGGAAATGGTATCCCTCCCTGCGGCAATGAAAGTTAAAATGGTGTCTCTAAGGAACTTATCATCGTTTGGTTTCAAGAGCTCATACTTGCTTGTATCTAGCTTTATGTGAGATGTCAAAAGATCTTCACTTTCTCCATTTGAATGATCATGATCATGATCAAATCCTTGTGATCTtatctcttctctctttgcAGATATATATTTCGCGCAGATTCGATCAAAAGTGGCACCCGCTTCTATCAACGTCTTCTCTTGTCCCAATTCCATCCGGTTTTGCAACTTCCGTAAGAATTTCGGCATGATATGCCTAATCAAAATGGCATCCCCGGCATTGTCGAAGGCTTTTGCAAACTCAACGTCTGGCATTTCAAAGGAGAGAGATTGAGGATCAGACCCGGTGATTGTAACCAGGGCTGTATCGAACGTGAATCTCCGGAACACATCCTGCAAGTCCACGATTGTCCCTTCCTCTGAATAGCGATTGAAAAGAGGAAGAAGCACGTCCTTGAGTTTACTTGTAGTGATACTCATTGAAAAGTTTTGAAAATCTTGATGGCTGAGCATGGCCTGAATGGACATTCTTTGATTCTTCCATAGCTCTGAGTCGGTGTTGAAAATCGCGTCTCCGAAAACATCAAATATCTCGTTGAAATCCGATCCTTTGATGTAATTGGAGAAATTTGAGCTAAATATATGATGTATATTTGCTGGATCAACGGTGATCAACGCATCCATTCTAGTGAACCATGGACCCTTGAATAGAAATGTCAAATTCTTCTTCTCAATGAACCAGATGATATCATCGATCCCATTGTGCCACACGAACAAAGCTGGAACCATCCCAAGAACAGGCCAGTTCCAAGCGTAGCTTTGAAGGGTCTTCTTGATAAGCAAGTAACCAAAATTTTTCTTGATGAAGAAGTAATAGAAGATGACAAAGCAAAAAAGAGATATGGATGCTTCAAATAAGTCGATAGAAGCCATtagggaatttttttttttttaagggaaGTTTGATAGTGGATAGATAAGAAGGaattgaattatatatatacatggacAAGGCTACTGTTTGACtacgtttaatttttttgtaaaggaTTCGAAATGTATTAGAGATATCTGAAAAACAACGTGAATATTAACCAAATAAATCTTAGAGAATAGGATAAAAATTGATCCGTGATGATTGAGACTTGACAGTGCAACGTTGCTTAATAAAGCTTTCTTGAATTATACACATGATATATAATACAATAACTCGAAGTCCCTGTTTCCACTACATCTATATATGACTAGAGGCTTTACCTTCTAATTCACGGTGAAGATATTTCTGGAAACAGCGTGTCTGAATTTAAATAACCATGTGGATCAATTGAACTAACATTAATCATCGTATTATCGCAAAAAGGAGCTGAATTGTCGAGTGATCTAACCTACATGCACACTTCACGTTAATAGCATCCGGCGCAAGGAAATTCAAGTGTCGAATAAGTTACTTAAATGAGTGTTTCTGGATGATAAATCAATTACTTGGATGAAGAGTTTTCTTGCTAAGAAAGTAATACCAGGGGTTGATGATGTTTTGATGAGGAGCTAGCTAAACTGAGCTGTTTTCTAGTTGCTTTGTTGAAAATATAGCATTACTACTGTTGAATCTTAGTTTCGTCGGTTCTTATAAGAAGAACAAACTTCATtgtagattattttaaaatcatttttattgatCAACAAAAGAGATTACAACGGTCTTTGAACAATATTTAGAGAGGATGAGTGAAAACATTCAGCCAGAGTAAGTAAAACAACACTTTCAATCGATGAGAGTAAAGTTAAACAGAGGAAACCCCTAACTCGTCGTCAGCCTGTATGAGTgtgtatgtttatatatgtttccTAATGCCTCGCCTCCTCTGTTTATACCCATGCCTCTTCTCCTGTTTGTCCCAAAATTGACTTGAACTAATAAAATGTACTGAGTCTTTTGGCCGAGCTCTTGAGCCTATCTTAATGGGTCGAGTCCTTGTGTTCACCATGCTTTATCGAGGAGTGCAATCCCTTTCTAAGAGTAAGTTTCCCAAATTTACTTATGAGAGAAAAAGTGGATCTCAATGAATTTATAATAAGATAAATAGGTCATGAAAATGAAAATCGCGGcaataaattttgagaaatggCCTTAGATAGTCTTATAccaattttttcttcttattctaGACTACAAAgtccaaaattacaaaaatgttttatttaatatgaGCATTtactattttactattttacctttttctttttctaattacattttttctgaaaattgaaatcatgaAATCGACGATGACAGCTTGCTTCATGTCCGGCGTCGATCATCTCGACTGTCATTATCTCCAGTGTCGATCATCTCGTCTGTCATCATCCGGCGCCGATCATCTCCATCGCCATCATAACCACTTTAATCATCTCCGTAATCGAGCTAAGCGTGTTTGCTATTTGTGTGAAAAGTCAATTATGAAATTGTCTCTCAAACTAGTAGACTACGAGTCCCTCAACGGAGACGTGAAGAAATGTCAGTATGCAATCAGAGGTTCTCTCTTGATCAGACAAGCCTACCAAAGATATCAACATGCGTAAGCAGAACAAGACACCAAGAAAAaggtttttcaaatttgttaacaACGAATTTTCGAAAAAACTTTCTTGAAACTACCCAAATCATTCCTGAAATTTAGAAAACACTACTCAGTTTCACAAGCACAAACAAACATGCGTAAACCAAACAACTAAAAATACCACATAGCTGGTTCTCGAAAATGGCATCTGGTATAACTCAACTGTATCTAGCAAACAACATAATCGAAAGTACCAAACAGTACCAAACATTACCTCAAAAGTCAAAACCTTGTGTTCCCAAAAATAAGCAGCCTTTGATTTGAGCTCCAACAAGTTCCAAGCCCCTTTCCCTCGCTGGACAACAAACGCAACAGAGCTTTCTCTTTATCAGAACAACCTCTCGGGTAATGGTGTTTCTCTTCAGCTACAAACAGTACCAAACAGTTTAATGAGACACACATTACACTTGCGAATAACGAGAACAAGAAAAAGCTATAATTTTTATGTATGTTCTTAACAAGAAAAAGATACAACTTTTAGAGGAACAAGAGAACTAATACATAGACACACACATGTTTGAAACGATATCATATCACGCAATCAGACTAAAACAAATTTGAATCTGAGAGAAATAAATCATTggttaaaaagaactaagaacATCAAAGATTCAAAATGGCTTAACAAAAAGCAATTTCACGAACTCATCTTCTTCGGTAAGCCAAATTCTGTAAATGAAGCTTAGTGAGATTCTTTCTTTGTAAATCTGATTATGTTTTCTCTGTTGGATTTGAACAACAAAACAAGCTCAAATCTAGTATCTGAAGAACAACAAATCGAAACCCCTAATTTTCAATTCAAAAACATTAAGAagagaaaattttcaaattttcaatcaaacactaagaagagaaaattttcaaattttcaatcaaaaccCCTGATTTCGATTTTGAAGAGAAAACATTCAGAAGTTACATCTATAAATTTCTATTTTGATTGTAAAGACTGTGATGTGGTGGTTCGGCGTGATTTGTCTCCGGCATATCAATAGCGGAACTTCGGCGAGAGAAGACGAATCTTTTTtacatttcttttttatttgtttggtaTATTATTAACTGAAGGTATTAGAGTCTTTTGAACAATTAATGAATGCTATTTAAGTGATCTTCTATTTCAGAGTCTATTTTGGAGACCAAAACTCAAAAGTTTTTCCACAGTTTAGTGTGGTGTACCACTATAGTGTGCCCCATAATTTTTTTCCTCGGCCAAAACGATGGTTTCCAGACCCCGGTTTGGTGTGGCACCACTAtaatttggatccggttcgctCAATCCATATCTTAAACCAAACCGGGTACCGCCTCACTGATCTCTTTCTCCCAATATTCTGAATCGTCTCATCTACAATCTGCAAATCATCAGCGATGAATCCTCCTCCGCCGCGAAACCCAGCCCGTGATCCCGGGCCTGAACCGAACACTAAACCGGCTTCACAGAGCGATGAATCCTCCGCCCCAACGGAAGTCTCGTCGATGAAACCTCCGCCTCCCAGAAACCCTAACCCAACTGATCTCGACGCAACGGAAGTAGCAGCAAACCCCGATCTAACCGTAGATTCCAAGGAAGTTTCCGTCGCTGCAGACTCGGATAATCCACCCCGTGCTCGATCCGCGAAGCAGAGCCCCGTCCCGTACACTATTCCAGAGTGGAGCGGACCTCCTAGCCATCGATTTCAGCTTGAAGTCCTCAAGGAAGGCGCCATTGTCGACCGTTTAGACGTGTAAGCTCTCTTGAACCTAGTTTTGATTTCGCCTGGTGCCGCCTTTTGTTGATTTCAATCTTTGCAGGTATGAGAAAGGAGCTTACATGTTTGGACGTGACGTCCTCTGTGATTTTGCTCTTGAGCACCCATCGATTTCACGGTTTCATGCAGGTAATGATTAAACTTAGTATCCATGTCAGAGTGTTAAACCTTTCGATGGCGTTTTTTTTCATTCTGTTTTTGTGATGTCTTGCCAGTTATTCAGTACAAGAGAAGTGGTGTAGCTTATTTATTTGATCTTGGAAGCACTCATGGAACGTTAATTAACAAGAATAAGGTGTGGCTTTAATAAGTTTGTGGCTTTGACTTGCTCCTGGAATTGTTCTAACAATGTGTTTGTGGTTATTACAGGTTGACAAAAGGGTTTATGTGGACTTGCATGTTGGTGATGTTATTCGATTTGGCGGGTGAGTCTATCTTTCCGTGAAGTCTATGATGATTATCTTGTCGGTGTTTGATCTGAGATCGCTCTTTATTTCGTATGCAGTTCGACTCGGCTGTACATTTTCCAAGGACCTTCAGAGTTAATGCCACCAGTAAGACAAACATTCCACTTTACAGAGTTTAGTTATTGGCATATGttctttcttttggttttaaaattcaTCCCATTACTGCTATACAAGTAATTTCTGGAGAGACTGTTGCTTTTGCCTTCCTGTGATGTCCCTTTGATCTGCTTTTGGTATTGGTTTTTAGGAGAGAGATTTGCAATTAATGAGAGAAGCAAAGCTGAGACGGGAGATGTCAGAACGGGAAGCTTCACTTCGGCGTGCAAGACAACAAGCATCCATGGCTGATGGTGTTTCATGGGGCATGGGGGAAGATgctattgaagaagaagaggtaaTCATGGTTAACTCATATGTTACTATTTCTGAATGCTGACTGAGTTTGTGTTTAATACTCTTTGGATATGAAGGAGGATGTTGAAGAAATCACGTGGCAAACGTATACGGGAGAACTCAcaccaaaacaagaaaaaactaAGGAGAAAGTATTGAAACGGCTGGAGAAGGTTAGTTTTTTATTCCCAATGTTTCAAGTTTCAACTCATCGTCACTCATAAATAAAGTTagagatattttattaattgataGACCACTCCCACTTTGCCTCATCTTTGTATGGAACTTTACTCATGTGCAGATTGGCCATATGAAGAAAGAAATAGCTGCTATTCGAGCTAAAGACATTTCTCAGGGTGGATTAACACAAGGACAACAAACACAGATCGCCAGGAATGACCAGAGAACAGCCGAGGTaacctttagtgttgtttttatgGAGTGGTAACTAGATCCTCATGAGAATCTTCGATTTCGGTTACATAATTCTTTGTTTGGCTCCCGTCCCTTTCAATATAATAGCTTCTCGAAGAGCTTGAGACCTTGGAGGAGACACTGAATGACAGCATCCGAGAAAGTTTGGGTGCAAAAACAGGGAGAAAACCAAACAGTAAGAAGAAAGGAACTGTAGAAGATGAGGAAGACTTCTCAAGGTACTTCAAGTGTTCAACCTCTGTATCTGCATCTTCATCTAAAAGTATTGCTTGTGTCTGTTGTGTTCTGATTCTCACAAGGGATACTGTGTTCTTTTCAGTGATGAAGATGACTTCTATGATCggaccaagaagaagaaaccatcAACACAGAAAGGCACCGAAAGCCAAACTGTGGAAACGGTTGACTCTCTTCTAGAAAAGCGAGACAAAGttttgaaagaaatagaagaaaAGAATGAACAGCTTTTGGCAGAGAAGAATAAGATGGAGACAGAGACTGTCCCAGAGGTTGCTTCGGGAGACTCCCTTGATGCATACATGACCGGGCTGTCTTCAACACTTGGTAACTCTACAGTTCTATTTTATCCTTCTATTCAGGTATATTTTGTGGATGATTTAAAAAAGTTTTCCTTCTATTCTTGTCAGTGCAAGACAAAACTGCTCAGATCCAGCAAGAGTTGTCTACTCTTCAGTCAGAATTAGATAGGATATTGTATCTTCTAAAGGTTGCTGATCCAAGCGGAGAAGAGGTTAAGAAAAGGGAGTTGAAGTCACAAGAACCGGAAATTAAGAAATCGGAAATTCCTCCTgtagaaaagaagaagaacctaCCATTAAAACCAGCTGATACTGATgagaatagagagaaagagGTGGGCAAAGATGTAGAGGGCTCCAACAGTAAGCCTGAAGTTGAAACGACAGCAAGTGAAACAGCTGAAGATAAGAAGACCACTGTGTTTGTTCCAACAAAACCCCAATGGCTCGGTTCCTCTGCAAACAAAGACACAGCTGAAGAGAAGAAACCTGAGACTGTAggtgctgctgctgctgcttctaCTGATAGTACAGATGATGTTGATGGGTTTGTTGACTACAAAGATAGAAAGACAATGATCGAAGGTGCAACAGGATTGATAATCAGAAAACGGAAGCAAGAAGACAAgagcaaagaagaagatgaaaagtcaaaggaaaaggaaaaagaaaagcaagCAGAGGTCATGGCACAAGACGCAGTTGCTCTCTTGTTGAAGCATTCTGTAGGGCATCGTAtaaacgaagaagacgaaggagTCGGTAAAAAGGAAGAAAGTAAGCAAGGAGGTGGCCGTagtagaaagaaaaagaagacggATAAAAAAGTACTTGGTCCTGATAAACCAGAATATCTGGATGAAAGCACAGATTATGATTCATCATGGGTACCTCCCAAAGGTAAATCAGTACACTGATCAGTACACTGCATTTTGAATCGAATTCAGTTTTAGAAAATGGTGATAGCGCTGATGAGTGATTTGAAATTTGTAGGACAATCTGGTGATGGACGGACGTCTCTGAATGATCGTTTGGGATATTGATAGGCATTTTAGTCCCCAAGAGCAAACCATGGGATCAAGGAAAGGTCATAAGTGTGTAGCTTTAAACATGTCAAGTTTGCATTATTCATTTTGGTGAGATTTATTGGTCACATTCGCAGTGTTTCATGCTGTAAGTTGAAAGTGTGAAGTGCTTCTTTGGTGGCTTTCTTCCCTTAGTTAAATTAAGCTTCAACTAAAAGCATAGCCCTCTTCTCTACCAAAAGAAACAACATTCGATTTCAGTGCATAATGTGTTATTTGATTTCAAGCTGAATATTGATGATGTAAACTAGAGATGTTTTCCATAATAGAACACGGCaagatatgaaaaaaaatccaGGGATGAGCTAACATTAGCGCCTCTACACCCTCTAAGGATTTTTGATGTAATGGTGGGAGGACTTGGAGTTCACATTCGGAAGTTAACAATTTTCAGCCAACCTGTTTCATGGAGAATGTTAGTATCAGAATCCAGGTATAGCATTGCAGCTTTACAAAGCTGACTCTAGCAATTTTCAGCTACCTGTTTCATGGAGAATGTTAGGGTAAGTCTAACACCTTGGGATTGATGAGTATCGTTTGGAAAGGTGTTTCTTTCTATAAGCTCTTGAGCCAAAATAGTACAAGGATATGCCATTTGGGTGTGATAAGAAATATTTTACACGACCAAATATGGCTCATCTTTCTTGATAATGTGAATAATCTTAAACAGTTCGATGCTGTGGC is from Brassica napus cultivar Da-Ae chromosome A4, Da-Ae, whole genome shotgun sequence and encodes:
- the LOC106449497 gene encoding alkane hydroxylase MAH1-like, which codes for MASIDLFEASISLFCFVIFYYFFIKKNFGYLLIKKTLQSYAWNWPVLGMVPALFVWHNGIDDIIWFIEKKNLTFLFKGPWFTRMDALITVDPANIHHIFSSNFSNYIKGSDFNEIFDVFGDAIFNTDSELWKNQRMSIQAMLSHQDFQNFSMSITTSKLKDVLLPLFNRYSEEGTIVDLQDVFRRFTFDTALVTITGSDPQSLSFEMPDVEFAKAFDNAGDAILIRHIMPKFLRKLQNRMELGQEKTLIEAGATFDRICAKYISAKREEIRSQGFDHDHDHSNGESEDLLTSHIKLDTSKYELLKPNDDKFLRDTILTFIAAGRDTISTALTWFFGLLLKHPYVEAKIHQEINTNLPKSTSSQERPWSDIDRKAYLNKLVYLHGALCEAMRLYPPVPFQRKSPIKSDVLPSGHKVDANSIIIIPIYVLGRMRSVWGDDALEFKPERWISETGGLRHEPSFKFLAFNCGPRTCPGKHLALTAMKAIIVEILQNYDVKLIEGQKIEPKPRLVLQMNHGLRVTLTKKCSA
- the LOC106445931 gene encoding kanadaptin is translated as MNPPPPRNPARDPGPEPNTKPASQSDESSAPTEVSSMKPPPPRNPNPTDLDATEVAANPDLTVDSKEVSVAADSDNPPRARSAKQSPVPYTIPEWSGPPSHRFQLEVLKEGAIVDRLDVYEKGAYMFGRDVLCDFALEHPSISRFHAVIQYKRSGVAYLFDLGSTHGTLINKNKVDKRVYVDLHVGDVIRFGGSTRLYIFQGPSELMPPERDLQLMREAKLRREMSEREASLRRARQQASMADGVSWGMGEDAIEEEEEDVEEITWQTYTGELTPKQEKTKEKVLKRLEKIGHMKKEIAAIRAKDISQGGLTQGQQTQIARNDQRTAELLEELETLEETLNDSIRESLGAKTGRKPNSKKKGTVEDEEDFSSDEDDFYDRTKKKKPSTQKGTESQTVETVDSLLEKRDKVLKEIEEKNEQLLAEKNKMETETVPEVASGDSLDAYMTGLSSTLVQDKTAQIQQELSTLQSELDRILYLLKVADPSGEEVKKRELKSQEPEIKKSEIPPVEKKKNLPLKPADTDENREKEVGKDVEGSNSKPEVETTASETAEDKKTTVFVPTKPQWLGSSANKDTAEEKKPETVGAAAAASTDSTDDVDGFVDYKDRKTMIEGATGLIIRKRKQEDKSKEEDEKSKEKEKEKQAEVMAQDAVALLLKHSVGHRINEEDEGVGKKEESKQGGGRSRKKKKTDKKVLGPDKPEYLDESTDYDSSWVPPKGQSGDGRTSLNDRLGY